Within Cellulophaga sp. L1A9, the genomic segment ATTCATTTTCTTAAATTTTATTAGTTAGCGTGGATTTTGTTCTAAACCTCTTTCTAATGCAAAGTTTGGAATCTGCAATTGACGCCTATTATCACCTTTTTCTAAAATCAAATCACCTTCTCCGATAATCGTATGTGTCACCTCTAAATCAAACCTTCTCACATCAAACCATCTTAGACCTTCATGATAAAACTCTCTTCTTTTTAACTCTGCTACTGCCTTAATAAAAGCAGATTGATCACCATCAAGTTGATAAAAAGGAGTATACTCATTTAATTCTGTGGAGAAAATATCTAAAACATCCTGTTTAACTAAAGTATCTGTACTTGCATCATACCCTTCTGTCCGTAACGAATAGAAGGTGTTAATATCTTGCAAGGCAGCGTCATAATTACCTTGCATGGCATAAGCCTCCGCCCGATTTAACAAAACTTCATCTGTAGAAAACAAGACCAGTCCAACATACGGATTACCTATTCCTGCACTTATATTGGTAACTCTAAAAAATTCATCGAATTTTGGAAGATTATACGCTGCTTCGGTTCCAAAAACACCATAAGCCCATCTTTTTCCAAAAATATTCCCAGAAAAAAATAATTCGTTCGCCTTATCAATGCCGAGCCCAAAATTATTGCTAGCAAACAATCGAGCATATAAAGAGTTTGCCGAAACAACCAATAAATTTGCTTGATCAGAACTACTAGCGTATAAAGCGGTTCTCTCAGAATATTCAAGTGCAGCATACGTACCCAAATAATCTCTTAATTGTGCTTGAGGGTTTGTAACTACCATTGAACTGAATTGAATAACCTTGTCCCATTCTCCCTTAAATAAATAAAATCTAGTTGCAAAAGCATAACCAGCTTCTGGGGTAAAATGAAAAGTAGGCTCTTCATATTCATTTGTAACTAACCCTAAGCCCTCTATTAAATCACTTTCAATAAAGTCATAGACTTCCTGAACACTATTTCTAGAATAAGTAACAATAAAATTCTCTTCAGGCTCTAAAATATAAGGTATCCCCTTATCTGTAGATGCTGTTGCAGGATCATAGTGTTTAGCCCATAAATTAACCAGCATGAAATGACCATAAGCTCTTGCTAGTAAAGCTTCTCCTTTCTGAGGCGCTAAGCTTTCTAAATCTCCTAACTCTTCAATTGACGCTAAAGCTTGGTTGGCTTGTGCTATCGCTTTGTAGCAAGCATTCCAATACCCAACTCTATAATCCAAATTATCAACATCTATATCTTCCCATCTGTAATTTGCTAAATTTAATTCTGATGGCAAATCATTATTTTTATCAGATACATTGTCAGACATAGTCTCCGCAAAATCCATATAGTTTGCTTCCGGGTATGCTATGACTAATAACTCTGAGATTTTTTCTGGGCTATCAATTTCTGTTCTGTTATCTGGAATTTCTGATAAATAATCTTCGCAAGAAGTAGCTAAAAGCGCTAGAAATATCAGTATTCCAACTTTTGTTGTATATAATTTCTTCATCTCTTTTTAATATTAAAAACCTAGATTAAGTGATAGT encodes:
- a CDS encoding RagB/SusD family nutrient uptake outer membrane protein, translated to MKKLYTTKVGILIFLALLATSCEDYLSEIPDNRTEIDSPEKISELLVIAYPEANYMDFAETMSDNVSDKNNDLPSELNLANYRWEDIDVDNLDYRVGYWNACYKAIAQANQALASIEELGDLESLAPQKGEALLARAYGHFMLVNLWAKHYDPATASTDKGIPYILEPEENFIVTYSRNSVQEVYDFIESDLIEGLGLVTNEYEEPTFHFTPEAGYAFATRFYLFKGEWDKVIQFSSMVVTNPQAQLRDYLGTYAALEYSERTALYASSSDQANLLVVSANSLYARLFASNNFGLGIDKANELFFSGNIFGKRWAYGVFGTEAAYNLPKFDEFFRVTNISAGIGNPYVGLVLFSTDEVLLNRAEAYAMQGNYDAALQDINTFYSLRTEGYDASTDTLVKQDVLDIFSTELNEYTPFYQLDGDQSAFIKAVAELKRREFYHEGLRWFDVRRFDLEVTHTIIGEGDLILEKGDNRRQLQIPNFALERGLEQNPR